One Plasmodium vivax chromosome 13, whole genome shotgun sequence genomic region harbors:
- a CDS encoding hypothetical protein, conserved (encoded by transcript PVX_085585A), giving the protein MERKGSSPQRGENGIPENSPRRRGSHGRHGSPSEVPLNEGGANSNSDEASTLLKKRKTQRKCKSNAASAKKKDAEAAHAHQSASKYKLVNYFKNIKYNLSLRRYFKMLVTVSIFNYLPLNLRNLSNTAYMCGKRFNLKDEESFKLFLILCKSKVLFTYRSNFRLKVSDRNCFSGGSFSSGSFCGGSSSSRSSAEMAPSHRNNGALTSSTNSGGAHSNNVSEAAERTKDREKGGQDQRGKKKKTNRRKRRKRKRKYYKERVINFTDLPEHFLKKICFDGMEYFYMNFDSASKSIRGSHFKRDNYKYTNGNPFGEKNDLCATVSEDENSRDNTSLESTNDSNRTVLYVENSGSNSDVNRTNGGRVSGDSLNCDEEADDHSDRGIPTMNDTLLVVRQPEGKHPMTYKHLPNGSPDEESKMVAKNETAVRRHRVSNKMDAKGEGKKLKIFHLEGESIPLLHTQVSKNRHAKFAKRKRDRYSKGDDTISIYMSDTGWGCMIRVVQMVLANILIKYKVSKKYAFFHNMSDYAFYRNYLKKSSNEQQVGGAEGPISKGEGNVNAPNVSYPVEKVATRNGCDGQVKEADYFLTDGKSDAPYCCDNNSTMSTSSNFPPTEKSQFCESKTVEGVNDGEATTAGVCTSLCGSVGRDIAPPREQNVYRYFKNYEMFLSTDSADEVTDDAAQHVQAATSQPPRMSAVQHVNVNNSLAYSVLLQFRDMESAKYSIQNIIYETMKYKKVSQKNMQHFVHEWLGPTSSALVISNLINRKKVRFVKKRKNKIPINCGSCLTRGDHFLCKSEPFRGRDNSPSGRVTNKKEYFFVKRKNRHAFFSVAFDTGVMYNNQVLKFFQIKKKILVIIWVCLKLGIDSFNIGKYKQSVLSCFGLKQFQCISSGNAHTSAHYFYAANENGLFYLDPHMKCQRAFTDLNENYDSEFFTQKIKFLPWEYLNSSLSMIFVVDRNEREMKCKEDYLNLTQNLKLIDPSIFEVYDEEPQYTFRSELNYDTDDSGLVLF; this is encoded by the exons atggaaagaaaggGAAGTTCACCGCAACGGGGCGAAAATGGCATTCCCGAAAATTCCCCCCGAAGGCGCGGCAGTCACGGTAGACATGGCAGTCCCAGCGAAGTGCCCCTAAATGAGGGAGGCGCCAACAGCAACAGCGACGAAGCAAGTACCCTTttaaagaagagaaaaactcagagaaaatgcaaaagtaaCGCAGCTAGCGCGAAAAAGAAGGACGCAGAAGCGGCTCATGCCCACCAGAGCGCGTCCAAATATAAACTTGTAAACTACTTTAAGAACATCAAGTATAATTTGTCCCTTAGGAGATATTTTAAGATGCTCGTCACGGTCTCCATTTTTAACTACCTACCTCTGAACCTGCGGAACTTATCGAACACGGCCTACATGTGCGGCAAACGTTTTAACCTTAAAGATGAGGAGTCGTTTaagctttttttaattctgtgCAAATCGAAGGTGCTCTTCACGTACAGGTCGAATTTCCGCTTAAAGGTTAGCGATAGGAATTGCTTCTCCGGGGGGAGCTTCTCCAGTGGGAGTTTCTGCGGCGGAAGCTCGTCCAGCCGCAGCAGCGCGGAGATGGCCCCTTCGCACCGCAACAACGGAGCGCTCACGAGCAGCACGAACAGCGGAGGGGCACACTCCAACAACGTGAGCGAAGCGGCAGAGCGAACGAAGGATCGCGAAAAAGGAGGACAAGaccaaaggggaaagaaaaaaaagaccaacaggaggaagaggaggaagagaaagagaaagtaCTACAAAGAAAGAGTCATCAATTTCACAGACCTCCCAGAACactttctaaaaaaaatatgctttgACGGAATGGAATATTTCTACATGAATTTTGACAGTGCTTCCAAATCGATTCGTGGGTCCCATTTCAAGAGAGACAATTACAAGTACACGAATGGCAATCCATTTGGTGAGAAAAACGACTTATGTGCAACCGTTTCGGAGGACGAAAATAGTAGGGACAACACCTCTTTGGAGAGTACAAACGATAGCAACAGAACTGTTTTGTACGTAGAAAACTCTGGAAGTAATTCCGATGTTAATAggacaaatggggggagggtCAGTGGGGACTCCCTCAACTGTGATGAAGAAGCGGATGACCACAGCGACAGGGGAATTCCCACCATGAATGACACCCTCCTTGTGGTGAGGCAGCCGGAGGGGAAACACCCCATGACGTATAAACATTTGCCAAATGGCTCACCCGATGAGGAATCCAAAATGGTAGCAAAGAACGAAACGGCTGTGCGGCGACATAGGGTTagcaacaaaatggatgcaaagggggaaggcaaaaaattgaaaattttccATTTAGAGGGGGAGAGCATCCCCCTTCTGCACACCCAAGTTAGCAAAAACAGACATGCCAAATttgcaaagaggaaaagagaCAGATATAGCAAAGGAGACGACACAATATCTATATACATGAGCGACACGGGGTGGGGGTGCATGATAAGGGTCGTCCAAATGGTGCTAGCGAATATACTAATCAAGTACAAagtttccaaaaaatatgccttcTTTCACAATATGAGCGATTACGCATTTTATAGAAATTACCTCAAAAAGTCGTCCAATGAGCAGCAGGTGGGGGGAGCAGAGGGGCCCATTAGCAAAGGTGAGGGAAATGTAAATGCCCCTAACGTAAGCTACCCCGTTGAAAAGGTGGCTACACGAAATGGGTGCGATGGGCAGGTGAAAGAGGccgattattttttaacggACGGAAAATCAGACGCACCCTACTGCTGTGATAACAACTCCACGATGAGCACGTCAAGTAATTTCCCCCCTACGGAGAAGtcccaattttgtgaaagcAAAACGGTGGAAGGTGTTAACGACGGGGAGGCAACAACGGCAGGGGTGTGTACCTCTCTATGTGGCTCTGTAGGAAGGGATATTGCCCCCCCAAGGGAGCAAAACGTATATCGCTATTTTAAGAACTACGAAATGTTTCTGAGCACCGACAGTGCGGATGAAGTAACGGATGACGCTGCTCAGCACGTGCAGGCCGCCACTTCGCAACCGCCACGCATGAGTGCCGTCCAGCACGTGAACGTGAACAACTCGCTGGCGTACTCCGTGCTGCTGCAGTTCAGAGACATGGAAAGCGCCAAGTACTCCATTCAGAACATTATCTACGAAACCATGAAGTACAAAAAAGTTAGCCAAAAAAACATGCAGCATTTTGTGCATGAGTGGCTTGGGCCCACCAGCAGCGCACTTGTCATATCCAACCTCATTAACAGAAAGAAGGTCCGctttgtgaaaaaaagaaaaaataaaattccgATAAATTGTGGAAGCTGCTTAACAAGGGGTGATCACTTCCTCTGCAAAAGTGAGCCTTTCCGGGGGAGAGACAACTCCCCTTCGGGTAGAGTGACcaacaaaaaggaatactTTTTTGTGAAGCGCAAAAACAGACATGCATTTTTCTCAGTCGCCTTTGACACGGGTGTAATGTACAACAATCAagtgttaaaattttttcaaattaagaagaaaatattagTCATTATATGGGTGTGCCTAAAATTAGGGATTGATTCTTTTAACATAGGGAAATATAAACAGTCCGTACTGTCTTGCTTTGGCCTAAAACAGTTCCAATGCATAAGCAGTGGCAATGCGCATACCAGCGCTCACTACTTTTATGCGGCTAATGAGAACGGCCTGTTTTACCTGGACCCTCATATGAAGTGCCAAAGGGCCTTCACAGacttaaatgaaaattacgaCAGCGAGTTTTTCACGCAGAAGATAAAGTTTCTGCCCTGGGAGTATTTGAACTCGTCCTTGTCGATGATATTCGTCGTGGAC AGAAACGAAAGAGAAATGAAA TGCAAGGAGGACTACTTGAATTTAACCCAAAATTTGAAACTTATCGATCCAAGCATATTTGAAGTATACGATGAGGAGCCACAGTACACCTTCAGGAGTG AATTGAACTACGACACGGACGATTCGGGCCTGGTCCTTTTTTGA